TTAATAGTGACTACACTCATGATGTAATCAAATGCGTGAACAGTTATTTAATTTTTGATGGAGAACAAGCCCAGGAATGTTTTTATGGGGAAACATTTCATACCATTAAGGATTGCGTAGATTTCCTCAAGTTGCGCAGCTGCGAACTTGGTTATGAGATTATCGATTGTATTAACTGTTACAATATTCAGCACAGTCGTTTTTCCGAAAACTGTAGTGATTCCTATTTCTTATTAGATTGTATTGGTTGCAAAAATTGCTTTGGTTGTGTCAATTTAAGACAAAAAGAATATTACATATTTAACCAACCTTTTAGCAAAGAAGAGTATCAAAAATTTATTACCAACGCTCAATTAGGAAACTACCAAAATCGTGAAGCATGGAGAATGCAAGCAGAAACTTTTTTTGCCAGCCAACCAAAGAAAGCGTATCGGGGAAGAATGAATGAAAATAGTACCGGCAATAGCATTAACAACTGTCAAAACGCCTTCGATTCATTTGATTCTAATGGTCTCCGTGATAGTCGTTTTTGCACCAATATTATGTTGAGTGCGACTGATTGTTATGATGTAGACACGTGGGGAGAGAGTACTTCATTGATTTATAATTCTGCCATGGTTGGTCTAGGTAGTCAGCAAATGATTGGCGGTTATTATACTTGCTTTGATAGTCATGATATTTACCATTCCGCTTTTTGTTGGCAAGGATGCAATAATTTATTTGGTTGTGTCGGTCTAAAACATAAAGAATTTTGCATTTTAAACAAACAATACTCTAAAGAACAGTACCTTGAGCTAGTGCCCAAGATTATCGAAAATATGCAGAGCAATGGTGAATGGGCAGAATTTTTCCCTCCAATGCTTTCCGCCTTTGGTTACAATGAAACCGTAGCTAACGAATACTATCCTCTTTCCCGGGAAGAAGCACTAAAAAAAGGCTTTTTGTGGAGTGATTATGAAGCACCAAAGCCTGCAGTAAAAAAGACTCTTAAAGCTGCAGAGTTGCCAATAGATATACAGTCGGTGAGTGATGAGATCTTAGATTATGCCATTGTTTGTGAAGTCAGTGGTAAGTTATTTCGTATTATCAAAGCAGAGTTAAACTTTTACCGACAACATAATATCCCATTGCCACATCGTCACCCAGACCAAAGACATAGTGACAGAATGCAACTTCGCCCACCACGAAAGCTATGGTCCAGAAAGTGTATGCAATGTCAGATGGCAGTATCGAGTCCTTATGGTACAGATAGACCGGAGAGAATTTTATGTGAAAATTGCTATTCAGATGAATTATAGAGGCTAAAATCTAGAATCTAAATTAATGAGAAAGCTCAGAATTAAGAGTTTTTCTATCTTAGCTCTAAGCTCTCAGCTCTTAGCTTTAAATAACTGGTATTTCTATCAAAATATCTGCCGTCCTACTGCCCACAGTAATAAGAAAACGCTGTCGGCCATTGGTAGTTTTTCCTTTATCAACTATTTCAACTTGTTCTCGACCATTATGGGTATGAAAGTCGGCAATAGCTAAGCGCATGCGCCTTGCTAAACGACTTACCACAGCTTGATATTGAGCTTCATTTAATTGTTTGTAAGGATAAAGCAAACTTACTAGCCTTTTTCCTTCAGGTGTTAATAGTTGATTTAATATTCCTCTTAGCACACCAGCATGATGACCCAATGTCTCAGATTCAGCAGCACTGACATTACCCCTAATGCGATTAAAGTTATCCTTATAAGGTGTCATATTTGCAGCAGCACTATTTGGTGATTGCCTAGCAATAGTTGCCGCAGTAACTGGTACTTCTGCTGGCACTTCAGACACCGGAGTCTTAGCCTTAGCAAATACTCCTAGTAAACCGACTAACAGTTTAGCACGTAGTGAACTAGAGAAATAACGCCTCTTCCGACGAGCCACGACTTTTTCTATCATCTTTTTATAGTCTTCAAATTCTTGAGCTTTCTTTTTTTGTTTATAACGCATTCTGATAGTAAATAGCCAATTCTTAAAGCGGCATGCTGCTTTTTTACCAACAGAACGCCAACTACACCATTCCTCTAAGTTGCATGCTTGCTGAAAAATATTATTTACTCTAAATACCATTTCTTCTGCTTGCGCCGGAGATAAAGGATGGGTATTGCCTCGCATCTTTTGATGATACTGATGGAACCAGGTTTGTAAGGCAGCTTTTAAGTCTACAATCATTTGTGGCTTGATTTGGCGATAATCAATACATTGAACAAGTGCATTGTATGGTCGCTGAAGAATAGCAGGTACTGTAGTAGCAGAGATAATTGATAAAAGTTTATGCAACTGAGCAAGCAGAATAGTTTTTGCCGTTAAGATATTTTCGATAATATTTACACTTTTATCCGCTAGCCTGGGAGCATTAAATTGATTTTCAATCTTTTGCCAATCCCCACTAGTAGCTAATAGCATTGGCGCAATAGCTTGAGGAGCTTCAATGGGAGCAATTAGCTGAGGAGCTTCTAAATCAGGTTCAAGCATGGGCCCAGTAGGAACATCCAATACTACTGCCCGTTCTTCGGTCAAAGGAGCAAGAGTTGGCTGTATTGCATCTGGACCCGATTTTGCGTCTGCTCCAGATTCAGTCACTTCTGTTAAAGCTTGCTGTATTTTATCCCTTACAGGAGCTCTAGGAGCACGCAGTTTAGGCTGCTCACGATTCCGCAAATCAACATCTATTCCATCCATAAACCTATTTCAACCTTTAGTGTTTGTTAGCCTGTAAAAACTATATCTTTATATCATACCAATGAGCTTAAACCTGAGTCAACCTCAGCCAAAGCCATAAGATGGTTCATTTTGCAAAAAAAAACTAAATATTTAAATATCAGCTTAGTCTTTTCACATAAGTTTCTAATTCTGACTTCCATCTATACACACAAGACAAAAATTGCTTAACTAATTCTGAAAAATTGATGTCATAAGGTATATGCAAAAAAGAATATGCGCTATTACTGGCAAAGAGTTTGTAATTTCTGATCAAGAAGAAGCCTTTTGTCAGGAACACATGATCCCTTTACCTACTATTAGTCATGTCGAAAGATTGCGTCGTACTTGTGCCATGTTGAGCAGCGTCCATCTCTATCCTAGTACTTGCGCACTTACTAAAAAACCGATACTCCCTTTCATTCCTCCCCACAAAGAGCTCGTGGTATATGACATTGATGCCTGGATGAGTGATGCCTGGGATCCATTAAGCTTCGGCCTGGACTATGATTTCTCGCGACCATTTTTTGCCCAAATGGCTGAATTGCTTAAGAAAGCCCCATTACCCAGCTTGGAATGTATTCGTTCCACCATGGAAAATAGTGATTATACTAATGGGGTACTGAATGTTAAAAATTGCTATCTATCCTTCGGTGTCTTGAATGGCGAAGATGTGCTTTTTTCAAGAACCGTATTAACAGCCAAAGATATCATCGATTCTACTTATGTCACTGATAGTGAGATCTGTTTAGGCTGTATTCATGTGAAAAATTGCTACAATCTCAAATACTCAGAAATCTGTGACAATTGCTCTGATTCAGCATTTCTGTTCGACTGCAAGAATTGTAAAAATTGCTATGGTTGTAGCAATTTAGTTAATAAAGAATATTGCTTCGATAATCAACAATTAACAGAAGCAGAATTTAAAACAAAAAGGGCTCAAATAGATTTAGGTAGCTATCAAACTGTTGAATCAGAAAAGAAAAAGTTTGGCGAGATGAAGTCTCGGGCCGCGATTAAATTCATGCAAGGTAAAAATAATGAGAATTCTCATGGTGACTTTTTAAATAACACCAAAGATTGTCGTAATTGTATTTTTGCTTCCGATACAGAAAATGCTGAATGGTCAATTCAAATGATCAACCAAACTAGAAATGCTTTTGTCTGTGATGGTTTTGGTCAAAACGGTCAGAATCTCTACTATTCTGCCGCTGTGGGAGAAAATGCTTACAATATTAAATTCTGCTTTGACTGTTATAGCAATGTCCGGGACTTGGAATACTGTATTTTTGTTGGCTTTGGCTGTATGGACTGCTTCGGCTGTATTGGCTTAAAAAAGAAACAATATTGTATTCTTAATAAGCAATATAGCAAAGAAGACTATTTCGCTCTGCTGCAAAAAATCAAAGCTCATATGTTGAGCACAGGAGAATATGGTCAATTCTTCCCTGCCTCAATGTCGCCTATGGATTATAACCGCTCCGAAGGACAAGTATTTTTGCCTTTAGAAAAAGCTGAAGCAGAAAGACTGGGCTACACCTGGAAAGAAGATCTGCCAGAAGACTTCACAGCTACTTACCAAATCCCAGACAATATTGATGATGTCAAAGATGATATTCTCAATGCTGTGCTCAAATGTGAAGCGACTGGCAAAAAGTATAAAATCATTAAACAAGAATTAGCTGCCTATCGAAAGTTCCACGCTCCGATTCCTCATGTTTCCCCTATTGCTCGAGTAGAAAAAATTCAGAGCAGTTTAACAATGGCTGAAGTATTAACAAAACAATGTAGTCAATGTGGCACAGAGATTATGACTGTCTATAATACAGAGAAGTTGCGCGTACTTTGTGAGAAATGTTATCAGAGAGAAGTGCATGGATGAAGGCAGAAGTCAGATGCCTGCCCTGAGTCGAATCGAAGGGGCAGGAGGCAGAAGTTAGGGGGAGGAAACTGCAGATGGCTCAAAGATAAAAGCTTAGAAGTAAGTAAACAAATGTATGCAGGATTTTTTTATCATTGATGATGTCAAAGTGTTTGGGCGAAAAGTAGATGATGTGGCAATCAGAGATATCGATAATATCGTGATTACTCAAGAGAGCTTATTACATGTGGTAAGACACTTCTCACAACTTAGTCAACAAAGCAGAAAAAGTTTATTAGAGAAAAAGCATGATACTGAAAGGCAGATAGAAGTTACGGAAAAAATGATCGATGAATTGCTGCATACTGCTGGCTCCAAATTTCATCCTCAATTACAAGATTTGCATTACGTACTTTCATGCTTACTTAGCTATACTAAAGGACATGTTACTGCTGGCCTTAAGGCTCCTTGGATAGAGTTTTCTTCTTTGCCAGGAGAATACTATACAGAGATTCATTTCACTATTACATCTGAACAAAAAGAAGAGTTAGGACTATCACAAGACGAATTCATAGGTACACTAGGAGCTGTACCAATCAATGAAGAAAATATCGCTTTTGTTCAGCCAGAACAAAGAGGAGCAGGAGATAAAGCTGATGATATTATTGTGAATATAATTAAAGAATTAGATCCACCACTGACTGATACCATTACTATCGGCTTAGCAAAAAACCCTGAAACATTAGTAGTACGACTAACTACTATCTTTACTTCCGATGGCAAGTTTTCGCCGCTATTTCCTAATGCCGAAAAGCAGTCACCAGAGGAGTTTGCCTATAATAAACAATGGTGGGAACAATACGCCTTTTTTAAGAGCTGAGAGCTAAGAGCTAAATGCTAAGAGGTGTTTATGTAAATATTTAGCTTTGGCTTTAGGGACCAAATGAATTATGCTACTAGCAGGCATAATTTCATTGTATGAATCAAAACTGTACTCAATGCCACAACAGTTTCCTCATCAGTGATCATGATAGTGCTTTTTATCAGAAAGTTTCACCGGAAATAAAAGGTAGCAAATACATTGTTCAAAATCCCCAGCTTTGTCCTGATTGTAGACAAAAGCGACGACTTCGCTTTAGAAACGAAAGGCATTTATATGCACGGCATTGTGATTTGTGCCAAAAAGATATCATTGCTCTTTATCCTCAGAGCACTTCTTTTCCCGTTTATTGTCCTAACTGTTGGTGGAGTGATAATTGGGATGCTACTCAATACGGTCTCGCCTTTTCCCCACAATCTGAAGTTTTTTCTCAGATCAAAACATTATTTCATACTGTACCCAGAATATCGCTGATCAATATTGAAAGTGAAAATAGTACCTATGCCCATGATGCTAGTCACAATAAAAATTGCTATTTAGTTTTCTCTGCTGCTCACTGCCAGGATTCGCTCTATCTTACCGACTGTGGTTTTATTAGAAATTCTTTAGACTGTTATTGGTGTCTGGATTGTGAATTGTGCTACGAGGGCATTTCGCTCACTAAATGCTATCAAACTTTCTTTAGTATTCATTGCCATAATTTAAACTTTTCCTATTTTTGTTTTGATTGTCACAATTGCAACTATTGCTTTGGTTGCTTCAATCTGAATAACAAAGAATATTATATTTTTAATCAACCGTATACCAAAGAAGCTTATCTGCAAAAGTTAGCTCAATATCAAAAGCAGCTAAGCACTTGGTCGGGCAATCAACTTCTCTGCAATGAAGTGAAGATCTTTTGGCACAAACAACCACACAAGTATGCTAACACTAATATAATCGACAATTGCACTGGCGATTTCTTAGTGAATTGTAAAAATTGCCAAGATTGTTTTAATGTCGTAAATAGTCAAGATTGCAAATACTTATACGATAATCACACTCTCAAAGATAGCTATGATTGTAATATTTCCGGACAGTCTGATCTCCTCTATAATTGCCAAAGCTGTTGGGGATTTATGAATATTTGCTGTAGTTTTTCAGCTCATTGCAGTAATCTCTATTATTCAGATAGCTGCTTTTATTGCGAAAATTGTTTTGGTTGTGTAGGCCTGAACCACAAAAAGTATTGCATCTTTAATAAGCAATATACGAAAGAAGATTTTGATCGGCTTGCACCACAATTAATTCAGTTACTGGTAGATAAAAATGCTTGGGGTGAGTTTTTCCCAAGCGAGATTGCCCCGATAGAAGAAAGTGATTCCGTACTTCAATATTACTTTCCCCCGACTGATGAAATCCCAATTGATGAGATAGTAGGGCATTCTTCTTTAGAGTCCATTCTCACTCATGAACAAAGCTGTAGAGCCTGTAGTAAAAAGTATCTCATTATTAAGCAAGAAGAAGATTTTTACTATCAGCATCAACTCCCATTTCCGCCACTATGCCCCACCTGTAGACATAAAAGGCGCATGCAGCAAAAAAATCCACGAAAATTGTACAGTA
The Candidatus Abawacabacteria bacterium genome window above contains:
- a CDS encoding zinc-ribbon domain containing protein, whose translation is MNQNCTQCHNSFLISDHDSAFYQKVSPEIKGSKYIVQNPQLCPDCRQKRRLRFRNERHLYARHCDLCQKDIIALYPQSTSFPVYCPNCWWSDNWDATQYGLAFSPQSEVFSQIKTLFHTVPRISLINIESENSTYAHDASHNKNCYLVFSAAHCQDSLYLTDCGFIRNSLDCYWCLDCELCYEGISLTKCYQTFFSIHCHNLNFSYFCFDCHNCNYCFGCFNLNNKEYYIFNQPYTKEAYLQKLAQYQKQLSTWSGNQLLCNEVKIFWHKQPHKYANTNIIDNCTGDFLVNCKNCQDCFNVVNSQDCKYLYDNHTLKDSYDCNISGQSDLLYNCQSCWGFMNICCSFSAHCSNLYYSDSCFYCENCFGCVGLNHKKYCIFNKQYTKEDFDRLAPQLIQLLVDKNAWGEFFPSEIAPIEESDSVLQYYFPPTDEIPIDEIVGHSSLESILTHEQSCRACSKKYLIIKQEEDFYYQHQLPFPPLCPTCRHKRRMQQKNPRKLYSRHCQQCQQAVSSSYPDIDPRVIYCEQCYAQSAL